The genomic window CCCTTTAACTAATGTTGTGATTTCCCCAGACTGTACGGTCCGCACTGATAAGCAACGTGAACATCGAGCTGTACAACGCTCTTCACTACCACATGGTGAACCGCCGTCTTTTGACCAAAGACTTGAAGAACGATATGTCTCTCGTTTCCATGTATAATGACCTGGGGCTCTACATCAACCACTACCCAAATGGGGTCAGTTTATGCACACTGACATGCACAAGATCACGTGATTACATGATTGATTTATGTCTGAAGGACCCAATAATAGTCTTGGCTAATATAACATTTCCTCTCTATAAGATTGTGACAGTGAACTGTGCCAGGATCATCTATGGTAATCAGGTGGCCACAAATGGTGTGGTGCATGTCATTGATCGGGTCATCAGCAGCGTGGGCAACAACATCAAGGAAGTCCTGGATGTCACAGATGAGCTCTCCACCTTCAGagtatgtaaaaataaagaGCACTTGAAGCTGAGAAGCCAACATAATAATTCACTAGTGTGCTTAAAGTGGGTTTGATTCAAGTGCTGTATCAGTAGGAAACACAATGCTGCAAGCCAAATCTTTGACCCTGTCTCGTGTCTTTCAATATGACAAAATGTTAAATGCGACACTGTCTTATTACCCAGGGTGCTGCGTTGGCTGCTGGTATGATGGACATGCTGGACCAGCCTGGCTCCTATACTCTGTTTGCTCCCACTAATGAAGCCTTTGACAGATTGAGCCCGGGCTACCTGGAACGCATCATGGAAGACCAAGATGTTATTTCAGGTACATGGTTACATGTGATACACTAATAATGTCATAAACTAACATActatgttttatttgattttggtgtgaaAGGGTTTAGAGCACTTAAAAATGTCACTCTTGGATCGAATGCTATGAAATTCAGTGCAGACcatcatggtccccagaggatcaTACCTACTGGTGATTCCCTTGCTCCCCTAGCGCCGGCAGCAGATCAAAGTTTTCACTTATCCAgtcaaatatctcaacatcaaCTAGATGGATTTTGTACAGACACTCACAGATTTTGGGGGTTACGTAGGGGACGCGTCCCcttcaatatttaaaacatgcatttgcatattttgacaaaactaaaaacattacaccataaataaatgcagtaaaGCCGAAAAAGAGGTGCATAAAATTCATCAGAACagaggaaatgaagtgtttgatgctcaaaattttcattcatggttcccagatgaTGTAGCCTAATGAGTCTGGGAATCCCCTACTGCCAATGTACGGTTTGATTttaagtgaaatgtctcaacaactattggataaTTACCATGAAATTTAGTGCAGACATTATGTTCCATTCAGCCTGAATTGTATTCACTTTGGAGATCCCGTGAATTTCCATatagcgccatcatcaggttaAAATTTGTACTTTGGTTTATGGCTAAATACTTGAAAAACTAATgatattcccatcagcctcagcatcTAAAAAGCTAAttatagcatgctaacatgcttaagCATGATAGCAgtcatggtaaacattatacttgcatgttagcattgtcattatggggaactgcccattggtccgacagcccattggtccgacatcccattgttccaaccatattaaacccattgttccgaagtccgttccgaaatcatcatgatgccctgtggttaaggtctggttaggtttaggcacaaaaaccacttggttagggttaggaaaagatcatggtgtgagttaaaatgaaaaagaaagtgacaaacacataagccgtgagcctgcttcgcctcaagcctttcccagctgacccagagccggtcgcagcgcaccatcaaggtagaaatatgcccgccgggagccgttcagcaccgcggaccgtcggactaatgggatgtcagaccaatgggctgtcggaccaatgacatggacccgtcaTTATGAACATTCTTGCCTGCTaactttagcatttagctcaaagcaccactttGTCTGAGTACAATATCACAGAgccactagcatggctgtaCACTCCTATTGTGGTTGGTGTTTTGATCACTTAGCATCTCACATTTATTTGACCTCAAGGGAACTTAAATCATGGAGACATGTTAGTGtcaaataaaaaccaaactACTGAAACCATCTTCCAAACCCATTCTGCAGATCCCTGCCAAGTCTAAACTTAGATACACATCAAATTCTCAGGAGTGAAGGAGTAGACCCACACTCAAAAACCACACAATGATAGCAGGAAACCCATGTCTCCACAGTGGCAGCTTATCTGCGTGTTTGCTGAGTCACTGGCATGCCAGGACGGTCTTTAGTTTGAAGCCTGTTTGCGGTGTCTTCAGTgactggatccctctgcggacAGAGTATAACCTCAGATAAATTCTCAGACACTTGGCAAACAGGCTTTGCTGACCAACCATGTTAGAACAGCCTCCAAAGCAAAGATGATATGGAGCCTTGTGCCTTGTTTCTACAAGGGAAGGTTTGGGTCGAAGAGTAGTTTGGCCCGCAGAGCGACACTGATTGCGTTTGAATTTGTGTGGGTTTGGAAGGAGGTTTTATGTTGTCATTGCTTTTGTGGGCCAGTTTTGCTTGCTTGGTTTCACAGTTGGACTCAGTCGGAGGTGTAATCCCATATCTAAATGTTAACAGAAGCGGCTAAATATTTCAAAAAGCGCTgcaagaatgtgtgtgtctccatgtgCATGTGAATAACTGACTGTAAACCTTGGATTGCATCTGTAATTGTAAACCTTGGACTGTGGAACCAGGTTACAATAATAACTCCAGGAAATTCACAAAGTCTATGAAATGTGCAATCTGAGCAGCAACCTTTTCTGTTAGTCACCCTCTATATCTCTCACACTTTGACCCACCTACTCAGCCCTGGTGAAGTACCACCTGTTGAAGAGTGTCCAGTGTTCTGAAGCAATCATGGCAGGGTCGGTGTACGAGACCGCAGAGGGCAACACCATAGAGATCGGCTGTGATGGCGACAGTTTGACGGTCAACGGAATCAAGATGGTGCTGAAGAAGGACATTGTCACCAGCAATGGCGTCATCCACTACATCGACCAGGTGCTCATCCCTGACTCAGGTAAGACACATCTTGAATCCACCTTCTCCCTCAGCAGATATTCACATTTGGTTAGTGATCTCCAACATGTCATTTTCATGTGATTCATACCAGCCAAAGAAGGGATTGAGCTAATGGGAAAGTCTCAGAGCACCTTCGGCGACATGGTGTCCGAACTGGGCTTAGCTGCTGCCTTGGGTCCGAAGATAGAGTACACACTGCTTGCTCCTGTCAACACTGCCTTCACTGGTAAGTTGATCTCAGAACAACTCTAATGGACAGCAGACTGGCATAATGGTTTAGGGCACTGGTTCCCGGCCTGCGGAGGAAAACTAAATGATTTTCTTAAAACAACAAAGAGCTAGTCGAACAATGGCAGACAGAGAATCACAGCCTATTTAAAGTACGTAAAAATACAATGAACACTCATTTCTGATGCAATATTCAGAGGAAATTATTTGCTTAAAATTAATCCAAATCGCtcgttttacacaaacttccaggAGTTATCGTATTCACTATTTGGGTTAATTGCATCGTTTTCTGTAATTATTGTTATGCATTGACTATAAGAAGAAATATTATAAAGTATGTCACTAAGTCAGGGGTTGTCAGTTCATTCGATGGATTAATTTTAAGGTGCTTCATGGCCTGGCTCCAGATTACATTTCAGACCTGTTAGTCCCTCTGCGTAGTTTGAGATCCTCAGGCAGAGGTCCTCTACTTGTTCCAGAGTACAGACTGAAGACCAAAAGGGACAGAACTTCTGCTAtcagggccccgaggctctggaatgACCTGCCCGGGGATATAAGGCCGTCTGAGTCACTGGCTTTGTTGAAGTCTCTCGTAAAAACGTGCTTCTATCAGAAAGCATATGCTGACTTTGTCTGAGCTGtctgtcatttttattgctatctatcttattgattttatttcccatttattatcttgattttagttttggaCTTCCTTATTTTATCTCTAACTTTGGTGacattttacaacatgttatttGCATGAATGaagtttattattactattattaaaagGGGTCTTCGAAGGAAAAAGATTGGGAACCACTCGTTTAGAGAGCTGACCTTGAGCAAGGTCAGTTATTTGTTGTCTTTCACAGATCAAAAACAACTCGGTATATACTTTTCACTATTTAGGACTTTTTAAGGCACATACAAAAggacatgttttatgaggtctGGCATCAAATATTTTCCTTGTCATTTTACATCtgtgtcttttctctgtttctgtcagaCGAGCTGAAAACAACAGAGGAGAACCTGCTAAAAATCATTTTGCAAAACCACATCTTGAAGCTGAAAGTGACACTGGGCGAGCTCTACAATGgacagctgctggaaacactggCTGGCAAACTGCTCCGAGTCTTCATTTATCGCACTGTGAGaactaagtgtgtgtgtgtgtgtgtgtgtgtgtgtgtgtgtgtgtgtttgtgtgtgtgtattggagAGTCAAGCTGAGACGGGGAGGAACAGATAAATAAGAAGTGATGGAAAGACAATGGAGAACGTCGGCTCCCTGACTGGAAATCTGAAAGCCATTACTGGGCCTCTTCTCAAGTGTTAACATGATTTTGCTGTCTTTCAACTGTAAGCAAATGCAGTAAAGCAGCTAATTAGTCCAGGTCTTGGCAGATGAAATGTGTTTCTGCTCTGGTGGTTCAGATATCAGAAACAGCTGGATTTCATTTCCTCACAGAGACTTTTTGTATTCTTCTCTTTGATTAATTGCAATTAAACAGGACAGTGCGACTGTCTCCTTTCCCTCAGCTAAATAGTTACCAGACTTGTACAGTGACTTTTCGACCTGTAACCCTCTTTGAATGTTCTTCCTTTGTCAGGCTGTTTGCATAGAAAACGCATGTATGCTGCGTGGCAGTAAAGAGGGAAGCAAAAGCGCCCTCCATGTTATGAGGTCCGTCATCACACCCGCCGAGAAAACGATCTATGAGCTCCTGATTGCTGACGGACGATTCAAGTAAGAATCttacattattcattttttgcTGTACTTGTTTTTACAATCATTATTAATCAGTCTTTAAAATATTTGCCTATAATGCCTTAccacacacatttcacattttctgGCTCTATGACCAATACTGGCACCAGTAGAGGCTAGTGATGGACAACCGTGGTAGCAGATGTGTGAATCAGTGGGACCACACAACCGCACAAGTCTCACATAAATCCCAACAAAAACTCCATCATATCATATTCCCCCCAACCGTAATCCTCCCGTCTAAAATGAGCAACGCCAACAAACCGCCGTTTTTTGGTCCAAATGCGACATATAATCTGGTCTCCTCACAGCACAGAGCTCACAGGGCCACTATAGCCAGAAAGTCTTGACTGGCTCGAGTTTGTGCAGTCTGAAATGAAGCAGTTAACCATGATGGAAAAGTGGATTTGACAGAACTGGCTCAAAATGTCtactttttattatattttttatttctgcctTTGTGGATTGTAAAACATCACCATTATTATTtccatgaaaccaaaagtgtaAAAATTCCACCTGCCCATTGCTCTCCAGTTAAGGCTTCATTGCACTCCTACAGTACAGCACTGTACTATATGTTGATTATGTCAATGTCttcctttctttgttttatgtttttcataaaTGTAGGATTTTCCTGTCGCTGATGGAGACAGCAGGTTTGACTGATCTGCTGAGGCAGGAAGGCTCCTACACCATCTTTGCACCAACTGATGACGCCTTTGATGGTCTCAGTAAAGAAGACCTTGCCCTGCTCAAGAGTGAGTTCTCACTGAAATCAACACACATCCTTGCTGTCAAGTTAGTTTGCTCTGATTGAAAGTTAAACGCTCTCCTGTTCAGTATGTAAATCATGTTTGCCTTGTGTTGTCATTGACAGGTGATCTGAATGCTTTGAGGGTCATTCTGCTGTACCACTTCAGTAACGGCATCTTCATCAATGGAGGATTAGAGGGAGGAGTCACTAATCTGCTCAAAACCCTCCAGGGCAACAACCTGCAAGTTATAGCTGTAAGTACAATCAGATGACATTCTAGTGTTAATTTGTGGCCTGAGAATCAACGAGGCAGGGCTGATTTCCTGAATGTGTCATTGAACAATGAAACAGGGATAAAACCTTTGTAGGAAAAACACAGTTCATCACCAACAGATGCATCAGAATATCAAATTTAACACATCAAGAATGTTGTTTTTGAGTAAGATGTGCAACTGTGATGATAccccacacaaacaaactcgTTGAGCAGCAGTTAGATTTCAATTTTCACCAATCTTAGAAATGTAGGAAATTGAAGAGGAGAAAATATCCAAGGGTTGATTCTTTAAGAGCATATGTCTCAAAGCCTTCATCATGAGACTTAAACCCAATCTTTCACCACAGTCTCATTTAAACAATAGCATCAAAGACCCAGCGCTAATCTATTACTTCAAGGCTGGATATCTCTGGAGCAGGGTCAGACGTAATAAAACCTGGCTTCCTGTCATTTCCATCAACGCCCACTCTCGGTATTCCCCCACAACTCCCTACTCCATGATGTCCTCCACCTGCCATTTTTCTCTGTCAGCCCTGCCCTTGGTCATCggttttcattttaacttttgTCATCATTTCACCCATTACCTCAATTTTGCCCTGCCTCTCTTCTATCGCGCTGATCGGGTTATCAGCCAGGGTCTCGTATCAGGCTTACAGGACTTCCTTAATGGACACAGGAAAGCTTGTTTGAGATAATTCACCAAAAGAGGGGACAGTGATTCATTGAAGCATGTGGTTAGGCTTTTAAAAACTGGACTGACGTGGCTCAAGTCTGTGGGTGAAAGGGGAGAGTGGAGGCAGATGGGAAGGGTAACCTATCCCTTACTGACTCAGTCAGCATGTCCACCTTCAGTCACCTTTAATTGAAATTGCAGGATATTATTTCATGAATGGAATTCCCAGACAGTACTTCCAGCAGTGGAGCCCATTGTCTGGGATTCCCATTAAGTCTCACCTGACTTCAAAACCTCTCACGTCAAACCATTTCAGAAGTCTCAGTATGATGATTTTTTAGACAGCAGTCGAAGTAGCTCACAAAATAAGTGTATATTGATACCCTTGGAAAATAAATCCACatacattttctattttcttccCAGGTTAACAACTCTATTCATGTCAACTCTGTGAATGTGCCAGACAGTGACCTGATGGCAACAAATGGTGTTGTCCACGTGGTGAAGAATGTTCTCTATCCTGCGGGTGAGAAAAGCAGATATCATTATATATTCATGCAATGTCCACTCTGTGGTGGGATGCATTATGGTATTCTCATGATGTATATGGCTTACAGACCTTCCTGTGGGCCGCGAGGACCTCCTGGTCCTCCTGAAGAAGCTGATTAGGTACATCCAGATTAAGGTAGAGTAAGAGAAAATACACATATGTCTGGATATGCATAGAtcaatattttgtgtcttatacCTTCTAttctgttatgttttttttttagtttgtttctgGATTTTCTTATACTGAGATCCCACTTACCTTCATCAGTAAGTTTCTTTAGCTCCATTGTCACTGCATTTCGTGTGGAAATTGTTGCACCTGACGCAACTAAAACTACTTGTGTTCCTTTACAGAGAAGATCATCACCACTAAACACACCACTACACATTATATTGAATCAGGTAAGACCTATATTACTAACTACATGGTTAAAAGATTTTTAATCTATCATGGTCATACAATATAGTTATCATCAGTGGTGCTTTTAAAAGGCATGACTGCCTTTGGCACTGATTTATGTCCTTTGTTCAAAAATGACCATCTGTTCTCAAAGTGAAATCCGACCTGTGGCCAAACGCATATTACACGCATGTCATTGCTCCATTCAGGCCTCTGCGTGCTTCTCTTCTTTGTTCCTCTGATTATCCACTCTCGTTGTTGCTTAAGTCCACTTGGACCTCTTGGCATATTTAATCAGCTCCTTTAGGGATGAGGTAATTAGCCTGTCAAAGCATTACAGGGTCAGAGACCATAGAGGAGTCTTGGATGATGTTCATTCACTTGGGCTCAGTCCACTGCACTTTCACACAGATGGGAGCAGGCCTTCATGTATTGGGTAACATAGAGGAGATGAAGTCCGATTCTTTAGCGATAATTAGCCACATTACATGGACTATAGAGCTTAAAGTCTGGAGCTACAGGGGATATCATTTTCAGGGGTTGCTATTTTATACCATAAACTTAAAGCAATACAAATGTTATACTTATATATGCTTTCTAATTTCTACTACTTTTTATCAGTTAACCTCCCTGAATTAAAAGAGTCATCTtggtaaaacaaataaaaatactccTGATATCAATATACTGTGTATGAAtaagtttaaattaaaatggcACTGATTTAAATTCCAAGAAGTTTTAGTTTTTAATCTACAGGATGACAGGAGAAATAAAACCTTTATATGAATGATAAAATTGAGCGTAGCGGGACATggtgtcaagctcagctcacatcccagctacatcagctgatctcaagcagcccaatcaactgatggagcagctgactgatggaagggagtcggCTGATAGATCACATACTTCTTATCCATGCAACCAATTGGagatctcattcagggcgccctatctaaactgctttggcctgcctactgttgctgcttcctctgcaagacGCTTTGCAACtggcctccaccccagctcctccttttcatgctgtgtctgacttatcaatgtaatttctgtttgtcattgatgctgctctgttctgtttgtggggggtctttgctgctgctctccctgccttaggctttccatggaAGCGCATGGAAgagcagggaggtttgctctctctgcctcaagctttccttgtttgcatgtggaagggcagagaggtgtgctctctctgcctccaagtaggcacatggaagaggctttctacGTAGgccctaggaaaggcagagaggtcCCAGAACAAAACCATACCACAAaacataatactgcaaatggaaataaaggtTTCTtagactaaagtgttcctgactgaaccaCACAAGTGGTTGTTAAATCATGCAGAATACAAACCCTCACTTCCTACAcacgtgaacacacacagttataAATTAAATCATTATATAATCTTTGCCGTTTAGATAAAAGTTGGAAACATCTATAATCCACATCATGTGCCCTTGTAGTAGTGCATTTCAAACTCACAAGGCAAAGCAGCCCCCTTTTGAAGCATTATTTACCTAAGCTCTTAATTACTTTGTTTGAAAGATAGACTTGAGTCTGGCTCCAATTACTGGACTAGACTACATGTCAAGGGACCTCAGGCTAAAGATTAGAAGGCCTctgatacaaacacacatctgtCAGCTTTCATCTCTTTATAACTCATACAAATCCTGTCACATTACAGAATTATCCATCACACGGAAGcagaaaatattaaagaagTGAAATAAATGTTCCTGGCTCAAGTTTCTGTTGAAGCTGATTCAATGGAGGAGTTGCAGGGTTTACAGAGATATCTGGCATCAGATGGGAATTCATTGACTGGAGAAAAATGTGTTATAGAATTAtataaaatatcacattttctttttttgtttcattttctaaacagTAGACAAGATTCTTTAAATAGCAAAACTTGTAAATGTTGTATTCAGTAGGCAAATTGTTgcatgattgattgattgatataaaatatttaattttcttcGCCCACAGTTTGGACTTGAGTGGGTATGTTTGCTTAAAATTCACTCTGTGCTTTTTCTTGTAGTGTTTCACATTGCCATTTTTAATATTCACCACGGTCCTGGAACATAGGATCGTCGTTAACCAGTGCTATGAATCTGGGTCTGGGTTTAGATAGGATGGTGTAGGTGTGAACCTTGAGGATGGAGAGGTTAACAAGGGAGACGCCTTATGGTTGTTTTGCTAACACGAGAGATGGCATCCCCCTCCTTCCCCCTCAAATAGCCTGCTGGTtgtgtacaatataaacatgtcTGTAAAGTGATGCTTCAAACCCAACTCTGTCCACCCAGAGCAGCCCACTGGACCATGaagtgtaacagcagcagttaTTAAAACCTCTCTTTTTTCAGTGATGCAATCTAATTCACTACACACATCAGCCTCAGCCTTTTTTTCTGCATGCTTTGATAACTCCACATACTGCACCTCCAGGTTTGCCTGGGTGCAGATTTTTGAATCTGCCCACCCCACTGAGTTTGAGTTGACTGATGTGTCTTgcatcatgacatgaaacagcagtttcttggttaaaagtaaaaaaacaactaatgaGCGCCGTGGTGGGACTcaattagccaatcagtgcCACAGGCAGGACTAACGCTGTTATCAAGCTGTTGTCAAATGGTGTGCTGTAACCAATGAGATGCAATAACAAAAGTGGCGAGTGCTATAGACAAGATAGATGCTGCTATCAAGGCTGTTCTAAATCGACAAGTCTTGCCAATATCACCCGACATCCATAGACGGATTATGacacagtgggcccctgggcctgtttCTCCCAACAGAGTTGAAGGGCCCATATCGATTGGTGTACTCTTTCTAACATCTAAAGTCCTACAGATAAACTGAGGGGATAGACACACTCCTTGATGGCTTCTTTCTTGTGGcatctttaaaataaatgttttggctactccttaaatgttttcctctTAAAGGATTTCTTGGAGGGGTTCTGTTATTAACATAAATGACTAAGCCCTTTGACAGAGGCTCTGGCTCAGGGCCTCCCTGAGCCCTTTGGCCCCAGGGCCTGGGACtggtaggcccattcagtaatacCCTCTCGCTGACATTGCAGTTTGTGTACCTTGATTGTTACCTTGCTCTGCTCCACTCTACTCTTAAGACCCCTGGCAAAACAAGTATGTCAGCATGGCTACACATCAGTGTGGACCTACGATTACATTAGATTCAGGCAAATATGTTGTTTTCTTGTTATTGGTTTGGGAAAAGCGAGCCCCCTTCACCCACAGAAATGGATTACAGTGgacatgatgtcacactgaacaTAGAAATGTAGTGTAACGAGTTGACAGTTCCGTCTGATATTAGGTGTGTTCCAGGTTCCTTCATTGCCCACAATAGAGAGAAGTTACAAAATGTTGTTAAACCTCTATCATTCTTAAGGTATGCTCATGTTACCTTTCCCTTTTTACAGACCCTGAAATAACAAAGGTGACCAGAGTCATTGAGAGCAAACCCACTATGACCCACGTTACTACGGTCAATGAGGGGGATCCTACCTTTACCAAGGTTACAAGAGTCATCAAGACAGAACCAATTGTCACTAAGGTGGTCATCGAGGGGGATGCTTCCATCAAAAAAGTAACCAGAGTCACTGAGGGAAAACCTACCATTACCAAGGTTACGAGAGTTATTGAAGGTAAGTTCCTGAAAAGTCATTCATGTTTTGAGTGCAAATGATAAGGTCGATGATCACAATCGGACTTTGCTAAAGTTCTGACAAAGATTTGATGATACAACATGTTTTGTTTAATGCAGGTGACCCTGGtgcagatggacagacaggtcAGTTTCTCTAAACAAGTTTACCCCTTTGAAGAGCACGGTAGTCTAGAACTTTCATGCATCTTCTAACAGCTCTTTTAACAAATGCATCTGCGGTCCTGTTAACCATAGTTAACTGAGCATCATCATCTAATGTGAATTTCATTTCACATTACATTTCATGTTTCCTTGGTGATCATCAAGTAAGTCACCAGACACATCATTTTCATGGTGTGCACCATTTTAGCCTTGATGTAGATTGTTAAATGAATTTGGAAATCAAAACCATTTTTCAATTCGAGAGTGTTAGAGTACAAAAGCTATGCTACCCATGTTTAACAATCATTTATCTTTAAGTCACAAGCATAGTGACTTGGTTGTTTTGACTACAAATGTTGGTTGCCagctttttatttatctttgagCCAAGCAGTTTGGCTTACCACTGGTGGTTCAAAGACAAACCAAAAGCCAGTGTGGTTTACATTCTGCTTTGCTTTGGCTGGCTAAGCGCTAGGAGCCAaagtttctgttgctgcctgGGCCTCTCTTTTCAGTTTCTCAACTTCTTGATCAGCATTCAGTATTGGCTTGTAAAATTAAGCATTTACTCTACATCTGACCTGATTGAGACCATACAGATAATCTATTACATCAATCTGGTAGATATCTCTGGAGTCATTTCCATTATTGGCTAGTTGGCAGCCAACCAAAAGGACATGGTCACATCCCCTGAAGGCAAAGGCTTAAAACTAGTAGGAGCTTTTAACATTGTCTTGTCTGCCATGGGCGTCAACGCCTTGAGTtggaaaaacttcaactcaaagGGGAGAGCACATGATGTCATTGGCACTTTTCCCATTGTCCCATTGGATGAATAGAGAGGCAGGCAATCTGTGGTGACAACAACAAATTAGTGGTGGCTATTGC from Epinephelus lanceolatus isolate andai-2023 chromosome 11, ASM4190304v1, whole genome shotgun sequence includes these protein-coding regions:
- the LOC117267885 gene encoding periostin-like isoform X1, translating into MHQLLVVTSVLVALCSLGSVDSSAYDKIVTHSRIRARKEGPNVCALQQVSGTKKKYFSTCRNWYKGSICGKKTMVLYECCPGYIKLEGMRGCPAVAPIDHVYGTLGLVKATTTQQYADISQLREEIEGKGSFTMFAPSNEAWEMLDPTVRSALISNVNIELYNALHYHMVNRRLLTKDLKNDMSLVSMYNDLGLYINHYPNGIVTVNCARIIYGNQVATNGVVHVIDRVISSVGNNIKEVLDVTDELSTFRGAALAAGMMDMLDQPGSYTLFAPTNEAFDRLSPGYLERIMEDQDVISALVKYHLLKSVQCSEAIMAGSVYETAEGNTIEIGCDGDSLTVNGIKMVLKKDIVTSNGVIHYIDQVLIPDSAKEGIELMGKSQSTFGDMVSELGLAAALGPKIEYTLLAPVNTAFTDELKTTEENLLKIILQNHILKLKVTLGELYNGQLLETLAGKLLRVFIYRTAVCIENACMLRGSKEGSKSALHVMRSVITPAEKTIYELLIADGRFKIFLSLMETAGLTDLLRQEGSYTIFAPTDDAFDGLSKEDLALLKSDLNALRVILLYHFSNGIFINGGLEGGVTNLLKTLQGNNLQVIAVNNSIHVNSVNVPDSDLMATNGVVHVVKNVLYPADLPVGREDLLVLLKKLIRYIQIKFVSGFSYTEIPLTFIKKIITTKHTTTHYIESDPEITKVTRVIESKPTMTHVTTVNEGDPTFTKVTRVIKTEPIVTKVVIEGDASIKKVTRVTEGKPTITKVTRVIEGDPGADGQTGGARYTTANEPYIIEGPDFSKITTIHGNPNLIDEESERITKIIKDGGKFAAARKAPAGMRRRTRLVRRHHKPRQ
- the LOC117267885 gene encoding periostin-like isoform X2, with the translated sequence MHQLLVVTSVLVALCSLGSVDSSAYDKIVTHSRIRARKEGPNVCALQQVSGTKKKYFSTCRNWYKGSICGKKTMVLYECCPGYIKLEGMRGCPAVAPIDHVYGTLGLVKATTTQQYADISQLREEIEGKGSFTMFAPSNEAWEMLDPTVRSALISNVNIELYNALHYHMVNRRLLTKDLKNDMSLVSMYNDLGLYINHYPNGIVTVNCARIIYGNQVATNGVVHVIDRVISSVGNNIKEVLDVTDELSTFRGAALAAGMMDMLDQPGSYTLFAPTNEAFDRLSPGYLERIMEDQDVISALVKYHLLKSVQCSEAIMAGSVYETAEGNTIEIGCDGDSLTVNGIKMVLKKDIVTSNGVIHYIDQVLIPDSAKEGIELMGKSQSTFGDMVSELGLAAALGPKIEYTLLAPVNTAFTDELKTTEENLLKIILQNHILKLKVTLGELYNGQLLETLAGKLLRVFIYRTAVCIENACMLRGSKEGSKSALHVMRSVITPAEKTIYELLIADGRFKIFLSLMETAGLTDLLRQEGSYTIFAPTDDAFDGLSKEDLALLKSDLNALRVILLYHFSNGIFINGGLEGGVTNLLKTLQGNNLQVIAVNNSIHVNSVNVPDSDLMATNGVVHVVKNVLYPADLPVGREDLLVLLKKLIRYIQIKFVSGFSYTEIPLTFIKKIITTKHTTTHYIESDPEITKVTRVIESKPTMTHVTTVNEGDPTFTKVTRVIKTEPIVTKVVIEGDASIKKVTRVTEGKPTITKVTRVIEGDPGADGQTGPDFSKITTIHGNPNLIDEESERITKIIKDGGKFAAARKAPAGMRRRTRLVRRHHKPRQ